From Miscanthus floridulus cultivar M001 chromosome 15, ASM1932011v1, whole genome shotgun sequence, the proteins below share one genomic window:
- the LOC136507835 gene encoding disease resistance protein RPS5-like, giving the protein MRRKEEPGQWQNILAVAKELMPIKDQEASCLAEGIVITKLKQCLQNLRGRRNDLNHVIELGKREGKVATNQMNNWLASVDTNISVGMVICESEQNELNWDLSVIAAGLLGRLQERLSGQPSVFTVEALPPSVQEMPYSSIEQQPSRVEIFEEAMEYIKDSSVGVIGIWGLAGAGKTHLLTNINNAFCGDSLFHYVIFVTDSKEGSVGIPFSEGGDVKSRANIILDFLKTRKILILLDDVWNRINLEAVGIPYPLGRSKVVLTTRSKMVCGQMDVRKEINVACLPDDEAWQLFQDKVGQGTLSSSPRIEALAKELVEEMKGLPLALITDLHMENDVFRRLKFSYDSLRNNTLRQCLLTCSLWPEDKVIRTGDLIRCWIGLGLVDECDIHSSYRKAHSPIGELTAACLLDSCDTGFNSGYYIRC; this is encoded by the exons ATGCGCAGAAAAGAGGAACCAGGACAGTGGCAGAATATCCTTGCTGTTGCCAAGGAATTGATGCCTATCAAGGATCAAGAAGCATCATGTCTG GCAGAAGGAATTGTTATTACAAAGCTTAAGCAATGTTTGCAAAACTTGCGTGGGAGGAGAAATGATCTCAATCACGTGATTGAGCTTGGAAAGCGAGAGGGCAAGGTAGCAACAAATCAGATGAACAACTGGCTGGCTAGCGTGGATACCAACATCTCTGTTGGTATGGTTATCTGTGAATCTGAGCAAAATGAGTTGAACTGGGATCTCAGTGTGATTGCAGCTGGCCTGCTTGGTCGGCTCCAAGAACGTCTCAGTGGTCAACCGAGCGTTTTTACAGTGGAAGCATTGCCACCTTCCGTCCAAGAGATGCCATATTCATCCATAGAGCAGCAGCCTTCCAGAGTTGAAATATTTGAAGAGGCTATGGAGTATATTAAGGATAGTTCAGTGGGTGTCATTGGAATCTGGGGGTTGGCCGGAGCGGGCAAGACCCATCTTCTGACAAACATCAACAATGCTTTTTGTGGGGACTCATTATTTCATTATGTTATCTTCGTTACGGACTCCAAAGAGGGTTCAGTGGGCATACCGTTTTCGGAAGGCGGTGATGTTAAATCTCGAGCTAACATCATTTTGGACTTCCTGAAAACAAGAAAAATTCTAATACTATTAGATGACGTTTGGAATCGAATTAATCTGGAAGCAGTGGGCATACCGTATCCCCTTGGCAGAAGCAAAGTGGTTCTCACAACAAGATCAAAAATGGTGTGTGGTCAAATGGACGTAAGAAAAGAGATCAACGTGGCATGCTTGCCAGATGATGAGGCCTGGCAGCTATTTCAAGACAAGGTCGGACAGGGGACTCTATCTTCCAGTCCTCGTATTGAAGCTCTTGCAAAGGAACTTGTGGAGGAAATGAAGGGCTTGCCATTAGCTTTGATAACT GACCTCCATATGGAAAATGATGTTTTCAGACGACTCAAGTTTAGTTATGATAGCCTAAGAAATAATACCTTGAGACAGTGTTTGTTGACTTGCTCACTATGGCCAGAGGATAAAGTGATTCGGACGGGGGACCTGATACGATGCTGGATTGGCTTAGGTCTAGTTGACGAGTGTGATATACATAGTTCCTACAGAAAAGCACATTCTCCAATAGGGGAACTTACAGCTGCATGTTTGTTAGACAGTTGTGACACTGGGTTCAATAGTGGTTATTACATTCGTTGCTAG